In a genomic window of Xenopus laevis strain J_2021 chromosome 5S, Xenopus_laevis_v10.1, whole genome shotgun sequence:
- the stx11.S gene encoding syntaxin 11 S homeolog, producing MKDRLSELLEYAKLHIQYIQSEEENDLKSVGVFETDHALESLYQDIQLIRTENQLMKVDVKRLGKQTTRFLTSMRRLSSIKRDSSSIAKDIKTRAEGIHRKLQSLKNFSEDSESKYGESSVMARVSKSQYMTLTREFQQVMVEYNEAEMVQRENCKIRIQRQLEIMGKDVSCNQIDEMIEQGKWDVFSENLLSDVKVARSALNEIETRHKELLKLETRIREVHDLFLQMALLVEEQAETLNVVELNMEKVKDYVGEAKAQVKQAVEYKRKHPCRRMFCCCFPCCN from the coding sequence ATGAAGGATCGCCTTAGTGAACTGTTGGAATATGCAAAGCTCCACATCCAGTATATCCAGAGTGAAGAAGAGAATGACTTGAAAAGCGTTGGTGTATTTGAGACTGACCATGCGTTGGAAAGCCTGTACCAAGATATACAGCTCATCCGGACAGAAAACCAATTAATGAAAGTCGATGTTAAACGCTTGGGAAAGCAAACCACCCGCTTCCTCACTTCAATGCGTCGCCTCAGCAGTATCAAAAGAGATTCCAGCAGCATTGCTAAAGACATTAAGACAAGAGCTGAAGGCATACACAGAAAACTCCAAAGCCTTAAAAATTTCAGCGAGGACTCAGAGAGCAAATATGGAGAAAGTTCAGTCATGGCACGTGTATCAAAATCTCAGTACATGACTCTAACACGTGAGTTTCAGCAAGTCATGGTTGAGTACAATGAGGCTGAGATGGTCCAGAGGGAAAACTGCAAGATCCGCATCCAGCGTCAGCTAGAGATAATGGGGAAAGATGTGTCTTGCAATCAGATAGATGAAATGATTGAGCAAGGCAAATGGGATGTCTTCTCTGAAAACCTGCTATCTGATGTTAAAGTTGCCCGTTCAGCCTTGAATGAGATTGAAACACGCCATAAGGAGCTCTTAAAACTAGAAACGCGTATTAGGGAGGTCCATGACCTCTTTTTACAGATGGCGTTGTTGGTGGAAGAACAAGCAGAGACCTTAAATGTTGTTGAGCTTAATATGGAAAAAGTGAAAGATTATGTGGGAGAAGCGAAAGCTCAAGTTAAACAAGCTGTTGAATATAAGAGAAAGCACCCTTGCCGTCGCATGTTTTGTTGCTGCTTTCCTTGCTGCAATTGA
- the stx11.S gene encoding syntaxin 11 S homeolog isoform X1 yields MRAIMKDRLSELLEYAKLHIQYIQSEEENDLKSVGVFETDHALESLYQDIQLIRTENQLMKVDVKRLGKQTTRFLTSMRRLSSIKRDSSSIAKDIKTRAEGIHRKLQSLKNFSEDSESKYGESSVMARVSKSQYMTLTREFQQVMVEYNEAEMVQRENCKIRIQRQLEIMGKDVSCNQIDEMIEQGKWDVFSENLLSDVKVARSALNEIETRHKELLKLETRIREVHDLFLQMALLVEEQAETLNVVELNMEKVKDYVGEAKAQVKQAVEYKRKHPCRRMFCCCFPCCN; encoded by the exons ATGAGAG caatCATGAAGGATCGCCTTAGTGAACTGTTGGAATATGCAAAGCTCCACATCCAGTATATCCAGAGTGAAGAAGAGAATGACTTGAAAAGCGTTGGTGTATTTGAGACTGACCATGCGTTGGAAAGCCTGTACCAAGATATACAGCTCATCCGGACAGAAAACCAATTAATGAAAGTCGATGTTAAACGCTTGGGAAAGCAAACCACCCGCTTCCTCACTTCAATGCGTCGCCTCAGCAGTATCAAAAGAGATTCCAGCAGCATTGCTAAAGACATTAAGACAAGAGCTGAAGGCATACACAGAAAACTCCAAAGCCTTAAAAATTTCAGCGAGGACTCAGAGAGCAAATATGGAGAAAGTTCAGTCATGGCACGTGTATCAAAATCTCAGTACATGACTCTAACACGTGAGTTTCAGCAAGTCATGGTTGAGTACAATGAGGCTGAGATGGTCCAGAGGGAAAACTGCAAGATCCGCATCCAGCGTCAGCTAGAGATAATGGGGAAAGATGTGTCTTGCAATCAGATAGATGAAATGATTGAGCAAGGCAAATGGGATGTCTTCTCTGAAAACCTGCTATCTGATGTTAAAGTTGCCCGTTCAGCCTTGAATGAGATTGAAACACGCCATAAGGAGCTCTTAAAACTAGAAACGCGTATTAGGGAGGTCCATGACCTCTTTTTACAGATGGCGTTGTTGGTGGAAGAACAAGCAGAGACCTTAAATGTTGTTGAGCTTAATATGGAAAAAGTGAAAGATTATGTGGGAGAAGCGAAAGCTCAAGTTAAACAAGCTGTTGAATATAAGAGAAAGCACCCTTGCCGTCGCATGTTTTGTTGCTGCTTTCCTTGCTGCAATTGA